A DNA window from Streptomyces parvus contains the following coding sequences:
- the secE gene encoding preprotein translocase subunit SecE: MTDAVGSIDMPDADDEAPESKKKTRKGGKRGKKGPLGRLALFYRQIVAELRKVVWPTRSQLTTYTSVVIVFVVVMIGLVTVLDMGFARVVKYVFG; encoded by the coding sequence GTGACGGACGCCGTGGGCTCCATCGACATGCCTGATGCCGATGATGAAGCTCCCGAGTCGAAGAAGAAGACTCGGAAGGGCGGCAAGCGCGGCAAGAAGGGCCCTCTGGGTCGGCTCGCGCTGTTCTACCGCCAGATCGTCGCTGAACTCCGTAAGGTTGTCTGGCCGACGCGTAGCCAGCTCACGACGTACACCTCCGTGGTGATCGTGTTCGTCGTCGTCATGATCGGTCTTGTTACCGTTCTCGACATGGGCTTCGCCCGGGTCGTCAAGTACGTCTTCGGCTGA